A stretch of Coccidioides posadasii str. Silveira chromosome 2, complete sequence DNA encodes these proteins:
- a CDS encoding uncharacterized protein (EggNog:ENOG410PFP8~COG:S~BUSCO:8144at33183), whose amino-acid sequence MTEPTTSRLPSVLLEPPPKGVELEDPGAQESAVESDDEHFSDASEGRNNTGLPRLDIPQPQEVKSLCVNVPLSPGGTPIPLTVVEKVDPDDTRYGDGPGTPAYKARKTDAVLDLVYKMGEWNPELSDNASQTPSQSPSTSPLPETKLSRVDSPPERISSPSSFSAHKQRPSDALPDVVEDVQDIDGSTALPGGRASSQELDQNSSPIAGGFGNGLAYDEEDAPLGEDFDDFKEGDDDAEHDDFGDFDNEFQEAPSDAAIDIEHTEAGFTPMETSPTSAPALLDLSSIDSLSNLLEVTSDHLDALFPKSASLFTLPPVDPIPDSSAIFSTERSLSLWSQLVAPPPLQPPNWTRSRIRRLFLVSLGVPVDLDEILPASKQKKLVLPSITIDETTRNSHDASRRLRSNPKKSHEGSDRTARSSTSTDTRRSGSRNRPSRRRRGQPSAPELDLSAVRRLCATTDAALDGFTDEEMQQHIKILEEMTVRASGVLEYWLKKRDGQVGEKEAYNGVIENLVKHARQVRS is encoded by the exons ATGACAGAACCCACCACGTCCCGCCTTCCAAGTGTCCTGCTGGAACCTCCTCCAAAGGGTGTGGAGTTGGAGGACCCCGGAGCCCAGGAATCCG CTGTCGAAAGTGATGATGAACATTTCTCCGATGCATCCGAAGGCCGGAACAACACTGGACTTCCACGACTTGACATTCCTCAGCCTCAAGAGGTGAAAAGCCTTTGCGTGAACGTGCCCCTTAGCCCTGGCGGCACTCCCATACCACTCACTGTCGTCGAGAAGGTGGATCCAGACGACACAAGATACGGCGACGGACCCGGGACTCCGGCATATAAAGCTCGAAAAACGGATGCAGTTCTCGATCTGGTTTATAAAATGGGTGAATGGAACCCCGAACTATCCGATAACGCTTCACAAACCCCGTCACAGAGTCCTTCTACCTCTCCTCTTCCTGAGACAAAGCTGTCCCGTGTGGATTCTCCACCGGAAAGGATATCCTCGCCATCATCGTTTTCTGCCCATAAACAGAGGCCAAGTGATGCACTTCCCGATGTCGTGGAAGATGTGCAAGATATCGATG GTTCAACCGCTTTGCCCGGAGGTAGAGCCTCTTCACAAGAACTAGACCAGAATTCTAGCCCGATAGCCGGTGGATTTGGGAATGGTCTTGCTtatgatgaagaagatgcaCCACTTGGGGAGGACTTCGACGATTTTAAAGAGGGCGATGACGACGCGGAACACGATGACTTTGGTGATTTCGATAATGAGTTTCAGGAAGCACCTTCAGATGCTGCTATCGACATCGAGCATACAGAGGCCGGCTTTACGCCAATGGAGACCTCTCCTACGTCGGCT CCTGCTCTTTTAGACCTTAGCTCTATTGACTCGCTATCGAATCTCCTGGAAGTTACGTCGGATCACCTTGATGCTCTCTTCCCCAAATCGGCAAGCCTCTTCACACTACCTCCAGTTGACCCTATCCCCGATTCTTCCGCAATATTCAGCACAGAACGCTCCTTATCACTTTGGTCACAACTAGTCGCTCCACCACCACTCCAACCTCCAAATTGGACGAGATCCCGCATCCGTCGCCTCTTCCTTGTCTCCCTTGGTGTACCCGTTGACCTCGACGAAATCCTACCCGCATCCAAACAAAAGAAGTTAGTCCTTCCCTCAATTACAATCGACGAAACTACCCGCAACTCCCACGATGCATCCAGGCGACTACGAAGCAACCCCAAGAAATCACATGAGGGCAGTGATCGAACAGCCCGCTCATCCACATCTACCGACACTAGGCGCTCTGGATCGCGCAACCGTCCCTCGCGTCGTCGCCGTGGGCAGCCGTCGGCACCGGAATTGGATCTATCCGCCGTGCGACGATTATGTGCAACCACAGATGCCGCGCTGGACGGGTTCACGGACGAGGAGATGCAGCAGCATATTAAGATCCTCGAAGAAATGACGGTCCGGGCGAGTGGGGTGCTGGAATACtggttgaagaa
- the BMH1 gene encoding 14-3-3 protein (EggNog:ENOG410PHTI~COG:O~BUSCO:12633at33183) has translation MGIEDAVYLAKLAEQAERYEEMVQNMKVVASADKELSVEERNLLSVAYKNVIGARRASWRIVTSIEQKEESKGNEAQVTLIKEYRQKIESELAEICEDILDVLDKHLIPSAQSGESKVFYHKMKGDYHRYLAEFALGDRRKKSADNSLEAYKNATEVAQTDLAPTHPIRLGLALNFSVFYYEILNSPDQACHLAKQAFDDAIAELDTLSEESYKDSTLIMQLLRDNLTLWTSSEAEPAPESAAAPPAPAEQPKEGAPAEEPKAAE, from the exons ATGGGTATTGAAGATGCGGTGTACCTCGCCAAGCTCGCCGAGCAGGCTGAGCGCTACGAAG AAATGGTTCAAAATATGAAGGTCGTCGCTTCTGCGGATAAGGAACTGTCGGTTGAGGAACGCAATCTTCTATCTGTCGCCTACAAGAACGTCATTGGCGCCCGCCGTGCTTCCTGGAGAATTGTCACTTCCATTGAGCAGAAAGAGGAGTCAAAAGGAAACGAGGCACAAGTGACTCTCATTAAAGAATATCGCCAGAAGATTGAGTCCGAGTTGGCAGAGATTTGCGAAGATATCTTGGACGTTCTCGATAAGCATTTGATTCCATCTGCCCAAAGCGGTGAATCCAAGGTTTTCTATCACAAGAT GAAGGGTGACTATCACCGTTATCTTGCCGAATTTGCTTTGGGTGACCGCCGCAAGAAGTCTGCCGATAACTCTCTCGAGGCCTACAAGAATGCCACCGAGGTTGCCCAGACTGACTTGGCCCCAACCCACCCCATCCGTTTGGGTTTGGCCCTGAACTTCTCCGTCTTCTACTATGAAATCCTCAACTCTCCCGACCAGGCTTGCCATCTCGCCAAGCAGGCTTTTGATGACGCCATCGCTG AACTTGACACCTTGAGCGAGGAGAGCTACAAGGACTCCACTCTCATCATGCAGCTCCTCAGAGACAACTTG ACCCTCTGGACTTCCTCTGAAGCTGAGCCGGCCCCTGAGTCTGCTGCTGCACCCCCTGCTCCCGCCGAGCAGCCCAAGGAGGGCGCCCCTGCCGAAGAGCCCAAGGCTGCCGAGTAA
- a CDS encoding uncharacterized protein (EggNog:ENOG410PSSD~COG:S~BUSCO:17017at33183) has translation MLRLSIARAAQASRLPAYRSFSVAAARMGEGDTGAVRPGGVQSGDAWTKKESAQENMFIRQQEIEKLRALKEKLKQQRKHLDELDAHIDELTKQQGGEHH, from the exons ATGCTCCGCCTCTCCATCGCCAGAGCCGCTCAAGCTAGCAGACTTCCTGCTTACAGATCCTTCTCCGTTGCTGCTGCCAGAATGGGCGAAGGTGATACCGGTGCTGTCCGCCCAGGCGGCGTCCAATCTGG TGACGCCTGGACCAAGAAGGAATCCGCACAGGAGAATATGTTCATCAGGCAacaggagattgaaaa GCTCCGTGCCCTCAAGGAGAAGTTGAAGCAGCAGCGCAAGCACCTTGACGAGCTTGATGCCCACAT TGACGAGCTCACCAAGCAGCAAGGCGGTGAACATCACTAA
- a CDS encoding uncharacterized protein (EggNog:ENOG410PRKQ~COG:K~BUSCO:15299at33183): MAAGTEVLNQSASHPVPTMPSPTLNTATADATTTTNNLNDNSVHTSSSLSPSSSCSDGENERKTRADRPRLARKPSASILVPRDHPEIEIEEEEFPPDDARAMSPRRNSADVERLSREARETLKQQAKTLQSSLQALAERIDEVKSDHDRLESENRFLQDYIGGLTRTMSARAELTSTSGHTKGRKHHK, translated from the exons ATGGCAGCTGGAACGGAAGTCTTGAACCAAAGTGCCTCTCACCCCGTTCCCACAATGCCATCTCCCACCCTCAACACAGCAACTGCCGATGCGACCACCACCACAAATAACCTCAATGATAATTCCGTCCAcacctcctcctccctctctccctcgTCGTCCTGCTCCGACGGCGAAAACGAGCGGAAGACGAGAGCCGATCGCCCTCGCCTGGCGCGTAAACCAAGTGCCTCCATCCTCGTGCCCCGTGACCACCCCGAGATTGAAATTGAGGAGGAAGAATTTCCGCCAGATGATGCTCGTGCCATGAGTCCTCGCAGGAACTCCGCCGATGTTGAGAGACTGAGCAGAGAGGCGAGAGAGACTCTCAAACA ACAAGCAAAGACATTACAGTCCTCCTTACAGGCTTTGGCTGAACGTATCGATGAAGTCAAATCTGATCATGATCGCCTCGAGAGCGAAAACAGGTTTCTACAGGATTACATTGGAGGGCTGACGCGCACAATGTCGGCAAGGGCTGAGTTGACCTCCACGTCCGGTCACACAAAGGGGAGAAAGCATCACAAGTAG
- the NSP1 gene encoding FG-nucleoporin nsp1 (EggNog:ENOG410PGJ5~COG:Y~BUSCO:8727at33183) codes for MSNPFQFGKPATTSGESTAPSTSPFGQNASGSSGASGIFGHIGSALTTGPAQPPMFGGAATTQPSSLFGQGSSSSPAFSLKPADQKQPSAPIFGATPNKPAESGQQQGGNLFGEVGKQSSAPSMLGSATPAPASGGLFGSLSTTPAGPPPTSTGQPAFGQAPQSAAGASTLFGAKSATPSTTTASTQPTAAAGGGLFGGAAKSDSTPAFGSGGLFGNIGGDKQAATNQAVKGDGKPNLFAGPASTPTTTTQATGSLFSTPATSAEKPAPPAFSFPSATTSSGTPTTTTTPTAPATGGLFGALGTPKTSAPTDASKTAITQAPPPSLFSLTKPSETTSAAPTLGTTATTPATTSGATTTATTTATSAPTTGAPTTTATTTGTTTAPATTTAGATTLGASTVGPAPPAQSRLKNKTMDEIITRWATDLAKYQKQFQEQAEQVADWDRMLVENITRAQKLYASTVDADRATQEVERQLAAVEGQQDELSSWLDRYEQEVEALLSKQVGAGDTLQGPDQERERTYKLAERLSERLNDMGQDLTSMIEEVNSASANLSKTTKADEPISQIVRILNSHLSQLQLIDQGTAALRAKINTAQMAGSSFNGLQSQYGGYRSGTPGSVSGSAAEDFYRAYMGRR; via the exons ATGTCGAATCCATTCCAGTTCGGTAAACCCGCGACGACCAGCGGCGAGTCGACCGCTCCCAGCACTTCTCCCTTCGGCCAAAACGCTTCCGGTTCTTCTGGAGCAAGTGGGATTTTTGGCCACATTGGTTCAGCTTTGACGACTGGGCCAGCCCAACCACCCATGTTTGGAGGAGCTGCTACTACTCAACCTAGCTCTCTCTTTGGACAGGGCTCGTCGAGCTCCCCGGCCTTCTCATTAAAACCAGCGGATCAGAAACAGCCGTCAGCTCCTATTTTTGGAGCCACCCCCAACAAGCCTGCCGAGTCTGGGCAGCAACAAGGTGGAAACCTGTTTGGAGAGGTTGGCAAACAGAGCTCTGCCCCTTCAATGTTAGGTAGCGCCACTCCTGCTCCCGCGAGTGGAGGATTGTTTGGGAGTCTATCGACCACTCCGGCCGGTCCACCTCCCACTTCTACCGGACAGCCTGCCTTCGGCCAAGCTCCTCAAAGCGCCGCCGGAGCATCTACTCTCTTTGGCGCCAAATCTGCCACGCcttcaacaacaacagcgTCGACACAGCCAACTGCCGCTGCCGGCGGAGGATTATTCGGCGGAGCCGCTAAGAGTGATTCCACTCCAGCATTCGGCTCGGGAGGGCTTTTTGGGAACATTGGTGGTGATAAGCAAGCTGCGACGAATCAAGCAGTAAAAGGAGATGGGAAACCAAATTTATTTGCTGGCCCCGCGTCAACACCGACCACTACCACGCAGGCGACCGGATCTTTGTTCTCGACTCCCGCAACGTCAGCGGAGAAACCCGCACCACCAGCCTTTAGTTTCCCATCCGCTACTACGTCGTCAGGTACACCAACCACTACTACCACTCCCACGGCCCCCGCGACCGGAGGACTATTTGGCGCACTCGGCACCCCGAAAACCTCTGCCCCAACCGATGCGTCGAAGACAGCCATCACACAAGCACCTCCCCCTTCTCTATTTTCACTCACTAAGCCTTCGGAAACTACATCGGCTGCACCCACACTAGGAACTACCGCTACAACTCCTGCAACCACCTCCGGCGCTACGACTACAGCCACTACAACTGCAACTTCTGCCCCCACAACTGGTGCCCCAACCACTACTGCTACCACTACAGGCACCACTACAGCTCCAGCTACTACCACTGCAGGCGCTACCACTCTAGGCGCATCCACAGTCGGCCCTGCGCCCCCCGCACAGTCCCGTCTAAAGAATAAGACCATGGATGAAATCATCACACGTTGGGCAACAGATCTGGCGAAATATCAAAAGCAATTTCAAGAGCAAGCCGAACAAGTTGCGGACTGGGACCGCATGTTGGTAGAAAACATCACTAGAGCACAAAAATTGTACGCAAGCACAGTCGATGCAGACCGGGCTACACAGGAAGTTGAACGGCAGTTGGCAGCTGTTGAAGGTCAGCAGGACGAGTTGAGCTCCTGGCTCGATAGATATGAGCAGGAGGTTGAGGCATTGCTATCCAAGCAAGTCGGTGCTGGAGATACACTGCAGGGACCAGATCAGGAGCGTGAGAGGAC CTACAAACTCGCCGAACGTCTCTCTGAGCGTCTCAATGACATGGGTCAAGACCTTACCAGTATGATCGAAGAGGTCAACTCTGCATCCGCAAATTTAAGCAAGACCACGAAGGCAGATGAACCT ATCTCCCAAATCGTTCGCATCCTCAATTCACATCTCTCCCAACTTCAGCTCATCGACCAAGGAACCGCAGCTCTGCGTGCAAAAATAAACACTGCCCAGATGGCCGGCAGCTCATTCAATGGGCTCCAGAGCCAATATGGTGGGTATCGAAGTGGAACGCCTGGGAGCGTAAGTGGAAGTGCTGCCGAGGACTTTTACCGAGCGTACATGGGCCGGCGGTaa